One window from the genome of Drosophila albomicans strain 15112-1751.03 chromosome 2L, ASM965048v2, whole genome shotgun sequence encodes:
- the LOC117566016 gene encoding histone H2A-like, with protein MSGRGKGGKVKGKSKSRSNRAGLQFPVGRIHRLLRKGNYAERVGAGAPVYLAAVMEYLAAEVLELAGNAARDNKKTRIIPRHLQLAIRNDEELNKLLSGVTIAQGGVLPNIQAVLLPKKTEKKA; from the coding sequence atgtctggTCGTGGTAAAGGTGGCAAAGTTAAGGGAAAGTCAAAGTCTCGTTCCAACCGCGCTGGTCTTCAGTTCCCCGTTGGCCGTATTCACCGACTGCTTCGCAAGGGCAACTATGCCGAGCGTGTTGGTGCTGGTGCTCCTGTGTACCTGGCTGCTGTGATGGAATACTTGGCTGCTGAAGTTTTGGAGTTGGCTGGTAACGCAGCCCGTGACAACAAGAAGACTAGGATTATCCCTCGTCATCTGCAATTGGCCATCCGCAACGATGAGGAGTTGAACAAACTGCTTTCGGGTGTCACCATTGCCCAGGGCGGTGTTTTGCCTAATATTCAGGCTGTTCTCTTGCCCAAGAAGACCGAAAAGAAggcttaa
- the LOC117566019 gene encoding histone H2B, which yields MPPKTSGKAAKKAGKAQKNITKNDKKKKRKRKESYAIYIYKVLKQVHPDTGISSKAMSIMNSFVNDIFERIAAEASRLAHYNKRSTITSREIQTAVRLLLPGELAKHAVSEGTKAVTKYTSSK from the coding sequence atgccGCCCAAGACTAGTGGAAAGGCAGCCAAGAAGGCTGGCAAAGCGCAGAAGAATATCACCAAGAatgacaagaagaagaagcgcaaGAGGAAGGAAAGTTATGCCATCTACATCTACAAAGTGCTGAAGCAGGTCCATCCTGACACCGGTATCTCATCGAAGGCAATGAGCATCATGAACAGCTTTGTGAACGACATTTTCGAGCGCATTGCTGCCGAGGCCTCCCGTTTGGCTCACTACAACAAGCGGTCGACTATCACCAGTCGGGAAATCCAAACCGCTGTCCGTCTCTTACTGCCTGGAGAATTGGCCAAGCACGCTGTCAGTGAGGGAACCAAGGCTGTCACCAAGTACACGAGCTCAAAGTAA
- the LOC117566015 gene encoding histone H1-like → MSDSAVATSASPVAAPPATPAAEKKVAAKKAASASKVKKPAVPPSHPPTQQMVDASILNLKERGGSSLMAIKKYISATYKCDAQKLAPFIKKYLKSAVASGKLIQAKGKGASGSFKLSASAKKDPKPKAKAASVEKKPKKVAASAAAAKKKTAGTKAKKAAGSAEKKPSKAVATKKTAEKKKAEKAKAKEAKKSGTVKSKPTTAKAAAKSSAAKPKAPKPKTATAKPKPKKAAAAASPKKAAVAAKKPKAKTAAAAKK, encoded by the coding sequence atGTCAGACTCCGCAGTTGCAACATCCGCATCTCCTGTGGCTGCCCCGCCAGCGACACCCGCAGCCGAGAAAAAGGTGGCTGCCAAGAAAGCAGCATCTGCATCGAAAGTGAAGAAGCCGGCAGTTCCTCCATCACATCCTCCAACTCAGCAAATGGTGGACGCATCAATCCTGAACCTAAAGGAGCGTGGTGGCTCGTCGCTTATGGCAATCAAGAAGTACATCAGTGCCACATACAAGTGCGACGCCCAGAAATTGGCACCATTCATTAAGAAGTACCTGAAGAGCGCTGTTGCTAGTGGAAAACTTATCCAAGCTAAAGGCAAGGGCGCATCTGGTTCGTTCAAATTGTCTGCATCTGCCAAAAAGGATCCGAAGCCAAAAGCCAAGGCTGCCTCAGTGGAGAAGAAACCGAAGAAGGTCgctgcatcagcagcagcagctaagaAGAAGACTGCCGGCACCAAGGCGAAGAAAGCAGCTGGGTCCGCTGAGAAGAAACCAAGCAAAGCTGTAGCAACCAAGAAGACCGCTGAAAAGAAGAAGGCTGAGAAAGCAAAGGCTAAGGAGGCCAAGAAGAGTGGTACAGTAAAAAGCAAGCCCACAACAGCAAAGGCGGCGGCCAAGTCGAGTGctgcaaagccaaaagcacCAAAGCCCAAGACCGCAACTGCCAAGCCGAAGCCAAAGaaggcagcagcggcagcatcgCCAAAGAAAGCCGCAGTGGCTGCTAAGAAACCCAAGGcaaaaactgcagctgcagccaagAAATAA
- the LOC117566020 gene encoding histone H2B produces the protein MPPKTSGKAAKKAGKAQKNITKNDKKKKRKRKESYAIYIYKVLKQVHPDTGISSKAMSIMNSFVNDIFERIAAEASRLAHYNKRSTITSREIQTAVRLLLPGELAKHAVSEGTKAVTKYTSSK, from the coding sequence atgccGCCCAAGACTAGTGGAAAGGCAGCCAAGAAGGCTGGCAAAGCGCAGAAGAATATCACCAAGAatgacaagaagaagaagcgcaaGAGGAAGGAAAGTTATGCCATCTACATCTACAAAGTGCTGAAGCAGGTCCATCCTGACACCGGTATCTCATCGAAGGCAATGAGCATCATGAACAGCTTTGTGAACGACATTTTCGAGCGCATTGCTGCCGAGGCCTCCCGTTTGGCTCACTACAACAAGCGCTCGACTATCACCAGTCGGGAAATCCAAACCGCTGTCCGTCTCTTGCTGCCTGGAGAATTGGCCAAGCACGCTGTCAGTGAGGGAACCAAGGCTGTCACCAAGTACACGAGCTCGAAGTAA